The Anabaena sp. WA102 genome contains a region encoding:
- a CDS encoding HlyD family efflux transporter periplasmic adaptor subunit has product MSRVNEKSKSPEKALEQPKIWLSIAVALPVAIAAGFLATARMEQLKKLTSTVSVAPVPNSITAIGRLEPRGEVVKLSAPAGLSGSSRVQQLLVREGQRVQQGQVVAILDSRDTSMAVVEEAKAKLQESRANLAQVSAGPPRDAQAQRFIISRLQAQLAGEKEAQQATISRIAAQLSGEKVAQQATVNRLEAELMGQRNSLKANMERIRAEQRNAQVDYGRYEFLYKQGAISQQERDRRRLSALTTNQQLIESQASLKRAIDTIQQQVSEARANQIKTLATLQQQLIEATANRNKTVSTLQRQIDEERERLSRILVVSPLNVQVAQAQVTNAIALMRKAQVELQQSYVKAPSSGEILKIHTKSGEIMGANGIAEIGQTDQMFVVAEVPEDSINKVRLGQTATISSDNGAFNGQLKGRITSIGRKIGKKDVLNNDPAADIDARVVEVKIALSPEFTKQVSGLTNAKVTVEINEN; this is encoded by the coding sequence ATGTCAAGGGTGAATGAAAAATCAAAATCCCCAGAAAAGGCACTTGAGCAGCCAAAAATTTGGTTGAGTATTGCCGTAGCTTTGCCAGTAGCTATAGCTGCTGGGTTCTTAGCTACAGCGAGAATGGAACAATTAAAAAAACTGACTTCTACTGTATCTGTAGCCCCAGTTCCTAATAGTATTACTGCCATAGGACGCTTAGAACCAAGAGGAGAAGTAGTTAAACTTTCTGCTCCAGCAGGTTTATCAGGGAGTTCACGAGTACAGCAACTTTTAGTCAGAGAAGGACAACGAGTACAGCAAGGACAGGTTGTGGCAATTTTAGATAGCCGCGACACTAGTATGGCAGTAGTAGAAGAAGCCAAAGCTAAATTGCAAGAATCCCGTGCAAATTTAGCCCAAGTTAGTGCTGGTCCACCCAGAGATGCTCAAGCTCAAAGATTCATTATTTCTCGGTTACAAGCCCAATTAGCGGGGGAAAAAGAGGCTCAACAGGCAACAATTAGCCGAATTGCTGCCCAGTTAAGTGGTGAGAAGGTTGCCCAACAAGCTACAGTCAACCGTTTGGAAGCGGAACTAATGGGACAAAGAAATTCCTTGAAAGCTAATATGGAGCGGATTAGAGCCGAACAAAGAAACGCTCAAGTAGATTATGGGCGCTATGAATTTTTATACAAACAAGGTGCTATTTCTCAGCAAGAGCGCGATCGCCGCCGCTTAAGTGCATTAACTACAAATCAACAGTTAATCGAAAGTCAAGCTAGTTTAAAACGGGCAATAGATACCATCCAACAGCAAGTTTCCGAAGCTAGAGCTAATCAAATTAAAACCCTAGCCACTTTACAACAGCAGTTAATTGAAGCCACAGCCAACCGCAACAAAACTGTCTCCACTTTACAAAGACAAATAGACGAAGAAAGAGAAAGATTGAGCAGAATATTAGTAGTTAGTCCATTAAATGTTCAAGTAGCCCAAGCACAAGTTACTAATGCCATTGCTTTAATGAGAAAAGCTCAAGTAGAACTTCAGCAAAGCTATGTTAAAGCTCCTAGTTCTGGTGAAATATTAAAAATTCATACCAAATCCGGGGAAATCATGGGAGCAAATGGAATTGCGGAAATCGGACAAACAGATCAGATGTTCGTAGTTGCAGAAGTTCCTGAAGATAGTATTAATAAAGTCCGTTTAGGTCAAACTGCTACTATCTCTAGTGACAACGGCGCATTTAACGGTCAATTAAAAGGCAGAATCACATCAATTGGTAGAAAAATTGGCAAAAAAGATGTCTTAAATAATGATCCAGCCGCAGACATTGATGCCAGAGTTGTAGAAGTGAAAATTGCCCTATCTCCAGAATTTACCAAGCAAGTTTCTGGTTTAACTAACGCTAAAGTCACCGTAGAAATTAATGAGAATTAA
- a CDS encoding HAD-IIB family hydrolase — MYKPIRDLDKHLINIQQLSDISTHSYHIYLLATDMDGTITKNGKFTSQLLNTLERLSTAKIPVLIVTGRSAGWVSAISSLMPIAGAIAENGGLFYPSDNFDPVTLTHIPDLVNHRQDLAKTFVNLQTYFPQIQESADNLFRVTDWTFDLTSLTTDELQKIGNLCQQMGWGFTYSNVQCHIQPPGQNKAVGLLKVLRQYFPTYFPEQVITVGDSPNDESLFNQRYFPISVGVANIRGYENQLQHQPTYITTAAEGDGFCELCSYILENCQR; from the coding sequence ATGTACAAACCTATTAGGGACTTGGATAAGCATCTTATTAATATACAGCAGTTGTCTGATATATCTACGCATTCATATCATATTTACCTACTGGCAACAGATATGGATGGAACAATCACTAAAAATGGCAAATTTACATCTCAATTACTAAATACTTTGGAGAGGCTATCCACAGCTAAAATTCCGGTCTTGATTGTTACTGGAAGGTCTGCTGGATGGGTAAGCGCTATCAGTAGTTTAATGCCCATAGCCGGTGCGATAGCCGAAAATGGTGGTTTATTTTATCCATCAGATAATTTTGATCCAGTCACACTCACCCATATTCCTGACCTAGTTAACCATCGTCAAGATTTAGCCAAAACTTTTGTTAACTTACAAACTTATTTTCCACAAATTCAAGAATCCGCTGATAATTTATTTCGAGTCACAGACTGGACTTTCGATCTTACCTCACTGACAACTGACGAATTACAAAAAATAGGTAATCTTTGTCAACAGATGGGTTGGGGATTTACTTACAGCAACGTTCAGTGTCATATTCAACCCCCAGGACAAAATAAAGCTGTCGGTTTATTAAAAGTTCTACGTCAATATTTTCCCACCTACTTCCCCGAACAGGTGATCACTGTTGGTGACAGTCCCAATGATGAAAGTTTGTTTAACCAGCGTTATTTTCCTATTTCCGTAGGTGTGGCAAATATACGCGGCTATGAAAATCAGTTACAACATCAACCTACATATATAACTACAGCAGCGGAAGGAGATGGTTTTTGCGAATTGTGTAGTTATATTCTAGAAAACTGTCAGCGGTAG
- a CDS encoding aromatic ring-hydroxylating dioxygenase subunit alpha: MQSEFNFFQHWYPLIPIEDINPQRPTSLTLLGMRLVIWKPSNSETYRVFLDQCPHRLAPLSEGRIETKTGNLMCSYHGWEFNENGICQRVPQAENPELIAKNQENFCVISFPVRQQQELLWVWTDQKTAAIAENTPLPLSPQIDAEKGFVWSNYVRDLEYDWQTLIENVADPSHVPFSHHGVQGNREKARPIPLNIVKSTINLIEVNIERGFPTTITFEPPCRLEYTIELGNTGKKLGLLVYAIPVSPGKSRIVAQFSRNFAKTLHRFIPRWWNHIHERNLVLDGDMMLLNQQEYLLQKKQLHESWKTAYKLPTNADKLVIEFRNWFDKYCQGKLPWHEVGINVSEPTPINDNHGEMLDRYKQHTQHCSSCRSAVKNLERLQIGLLAYFVIVISGVAVLPDHWRLQLGLPLLITALLGLGAYSWLKFSLIPKFYFVDYIHAQK, translated from the coding sequence ATGCAATCTGAATTCAACTTTTTTCAGCATTGGTATCCTCTCATACCAATCGAAGATATTAATCCCCAGCGACCAACATCCCTCACTTTACTAGGAATGCGCTTGGTGATTTGGAAACCCAGTAACTCAGAAACATATCGGGTATTTTTAGATCAATGTCCCCACCGTCTCGCACCATTAAGCGAAGGTAGAATAGAAACTAAAACAGGTAACTTAATGTGTAGTTATCACGGTTGGGAATTTAATGAAAATGGCATTTGTCAGCGCGTTCCCCAAGCAGAAAACCCAGAACTTATTGCCAAAAATCAAGAAAATTTTTGTGTTATTTCCTTTCCAGTTCGTCAACAACAGGAACTACTTTGGGTGTGGACAGATCAAAAAACAGCAGCAATAGCTGAAAATACACCCTTACCTTTATCACCCCAAATAGACGCAGAAAAAGGATTTGTGTGGTCTAATTATGTTCGAGATTTGGAATACGATTGGCAAACATTAATAGAAAATGTAGCAGATCCTAGTCATGTTCCTTTTTCTCATCATGGAGTTCAAGGTAATAGAGAAAAAGCTAGACCTATACCTCTTAATATAGTCAAATCAACCATTAATTTAATTGAAGTAAATATCGAAAGGGGTTTCCCCACAACTATTACATTTGAACCACCTTGTAGATTAGAATATACAATTGAGCTTGGTAATACTGGCAAAAAATTAGGTTTACTGGTTTATGCTATTCCTGTATCTCCTGGTAAATCGAGAATAGTTGCTCAATTTTCCCGCAATTTTGCTAAGACCTTACATCGCTTTATTCCTCGTTGGTGGAATCATATTCATGAAAGAAATCTAGTATTAGATGGGGATATGATGCTACTAAATCAGCAAGAGTATTTATTACAGAAGAAACAATTACATGAAAGTTGGAAAACGGCTTATAAATTACCAACAAATGCTGATAAGTTGGTAATTGAATTTCGCAATTGGTTTGATAAATATTGTCAGGGTAAATTGCCTTGGCATGAAGTAGGAATTAATGTCAGTGAACCTACACCTATTAATGATAATCATGGGGAAATGTTGGATAGATATAAACAACATACCCAGCATTGTAGTAGTTGTCGAAGCGCAGTTAAAAATCTAGAAAGGTTGCAAATAGGACTTTTAGCATATTTTGTAATTGTTATATCTGGGGTAGCTGTATTACCAGATCATTGGCGGTTACAGCTAGGTTTGCCACTGCTAATTACTGCACTTTTAGGTTTAGGTGCTTACAGTTGGTTGAAATTTTCGCTCATTCCTAAATTCTACTTTGTAGATTACATCCACGCACAGAAATAA
- a CDS encoding cupin domain-containing protein: MEIKVVHQPNLAHLNELDVFNWPIWEKEISKFSWTYDDQETCYFLAGNAIVTPDGGQAVQMGKGDLVTFPAGMSCTWEVTRDVRKHYCFD; the protein is encoded by the coding sequence ATGGAAATTAAAGTCGTACATCAACCAAATCTTGCACATCTTAATGAGTTAGATGTATTCAACTGGCCAATTTGGGAAAAGGAAATATCTAAATTTTCCTGGACTTACGATGATCAAGAAACTTGCTACTTTTTAGCAGGTAATGCTATTGTCACTCCTGATGGAGGACAAGCGGTACAAATGGGTAAGGGAGACTTAGTAACTTTTCCCGCTGGGATGTCTTGTACATGGGAAGTTACCAGGGACGTAAGAAAA
- a CDS encoding DevA family ABC transporter ATP-binding protein produces the protein MINKEPVISIKNINHYYGKGSLRKQILFDISLEIYAGEIVIMTGPSGSGKTTLLSLIGGLRSVQEGSLKFLGDELCGASQNKLVHMRRKIGYIFQAHNLLGFLTARQNVQMAVELNNSISQSTAISQSEEMLASVGLQERVNYYPDNLSGGQKQRIAIARALVNHPPLVLADEPTAALDKQSGRDVVEIMQRLAKEQGTAILLVTHDNRILDIADRIVEMEDGLLTRDAQNIPSKHNS, from the coding sequence ATGATCAACAAAGAACCTGTAATATCTATTAAAAATATCAATCACTACTACGGTAAAGGATCGCTGAGAAAACAGATTCTATTTGATATTAGTTTGGAAATATATGCCGGAGAAATTGTGATTATGACTGGACCATCTGGTTCAGGGAAAACGACTTTATTAAGTTTGATTGGTGGGTTAAGGTCGGTACAAGAGGGAAGTTTAAAATTTTTAGGTGATGAATTGTGTGGTGCTAGTCAAAACAAACTGGTACACATGAGACGTAAGATTGGTTATATTTTCCAAGCTCATAATTTATTGGGTTTTTTAACGGCTCGGCAAAATGTGCAAATGGCTGTGGAATTAAATAATAGTATTTCCCAATCAACGGCTATTTCTCAGTCAGAGGAAATGCTGGCATCTGTAGGTTTGCAAGAACGGGTTAACTACTATCCAGATAATTTATCTGGTGGACAAAAACAAAGAATAGCGATCGCTCGCGCCTTAGTCAATCATCCTCCCCTAGTCTTAGCCGATGAACCAACAGCCGCATTAGACAAACAATCAGGACGTGATGTAGTAGAAATCATGCAGCGTCTAGCCAAAGAACAGGGAACTGCCATCTTATTAGTAACTCACGACAACCGGATCTTAGATATTGCCGATCGCATTGTGGAAATGGAAGATGGTCTTCTTACTCGTGATGCTCAAAATATTCCTTCTAAGCATAACTCATAA
- a CDS encoding J domain-containing protein codes for MDLEDYYRILGLRSGVSFADVKASYRRLVQQYHPDINPDDLKAKDKFIAVTEAYKFLQTVLLPEEINPRTSATEVQTQPAAPKTMVTPRPQNLQEIEQRLKWKTYEQLQRFLQEKRFPQAIALAEALVARLPGDGEVRQWLAIAYQIWGRALITQKQLPKARIYLKKALKTDPYNKTLWSEIQQDFQRLELKL; via the coding sequence ATGGATCTTGAAGATTATTACCGGATATTGGGTTTAAGGTCGGGAGTTTCTTTTGCTGATGTTAAAGCGTCCTATCGCCGATTGGTTCAGCAGTATCATCCTGATATCAACCCAGATGATCTCAAAGCAAAAGATAAGTTTATTGCGGTAACTGAGGCTTATAAGTTTCTCCAAACGGTTTTACTGCCGGAGGAAATTAACCCAAGGACTAGTGCGACAGAAGTGCAAACTCAACCAGCAGCACCGAAAACAATGGTTACACCTCGTCCACAAAATTTGCAGGAGATTGAACAGCGGTTAAAGTGGAAGACTTATGAGCAATTACAGCGGTTTTTACAGGAAAAACGGTTTCCCCAGGCGATCGCTCTAGCAGAGGCTTTAGTGGCGCGTTTACCGGGGGATGGGGAGGTGCGTCAATGGTTGGCGATCGCTTATCAAATCTGGGGAAGAGCTTTAATTACGCAAAAACAACTCCCAAAAGCCAGAATTTATCTGAAAAAAGCCTTGAAAACTGACCCGTACAATAAAACTTTATGGTCTGAAATTCAGCAAGATTTTCAACGTTTGGAATTGAAGCTTTAG
- the devC gene encoding ABC transporter permease DevC has protein sequence MAVKIPLSWLQLTREKTRLAVALSGIAFADILMFMQLGFRDALYYSNVRMHSSLVGDVVLINSQSNAVLAMKTFSQRRLYKALDLPTVQSVHPIYLDYTSWRNPVTGRPRSILIFGMNPEVNLFDLPGVEENLNKLKLPDVVLYDRSSRVEYGPIADSFNAGKVVTAEVRRRKVQVGGLFTLGASFGADGNLITSDVNFLRIFNNRQRGLIDIGIIKLKPGADPIVVAQELRSYLPTDINVLTKEEFIEFERNYWASSTAIGFIFTLGTIMGFIVGTVIVYQILYTEVNDHLSEYATLKAIGYTQNYLLTVILQEAFLLAVVGYLPGFGCALVLYNVARDATLLPIFMSYNRAIMVIMLTILMCFISGMIAIRKLSSADPADIF, from the coding sequence ATGGCAGTAAAAATACCTTTATCTTGGCTACAACTGACAAGAGAAAAAACTCGCCTAGCCGTAGCTTTGTCAGGTATTGCCTTTGCTGATATTTTAATGTTCATGCAGCTAGGTTTCCGAGATGCACTCTATTACAGTAACGTCAGAATGCACAGTAGTCTAGTTGGCGATGTGGTTTTAATTAACAGTCAATCTAATGCTGTTTTGGCTATGAAAACCTTTTCCCAACGGCGTTTATATAAGGCGTTAGATTTGCCCACAGTTCAATCAGTACATCCTATATATTTAGACTATACAAGCTGGAGAAATCCTGTTACGGGTCGTCCTCGCAGTATCTTAATTTTTGGCATGAATCCAGAAGTTAATCTTTTTGATTTACCCGGAGTTGAGGAAAATTTAAATAAACTTAAACTGCCTGATGTGGTTTTATATGACCGTTCTTCTAGGGTAGAGTATGGTCCGATCGCTGATAGTTTTAATGCCGGAAAAGTTGTCACAGCAGAAGTACGCAGAAGAAAAGTTCAGGTGGGTGGATTATTTACATTAGGGGCATCTTTTGGTGCAGATGGAAATTTAATTACCAGTGATGTTAACTTTTTGCGAATTTTTAATAACCGTCAACGGGGATTAATTGATATTGGTATTATTAAGTTAAAACCTGGGGCTGATCCCATAGTGGTAGCTCAAGAATTGCGAAGTTATCTACCTACAGATATTAATGTTTTAACTAAGGAAGAATTTATTGAATTTGAGAGAAATTATTGGGCAAGTAGTACGGCTATTGGCTTTATTTTTACCTTGGGAACAATTATGGGTTTTATTGTAGGAACTGTAATTGTTTATCAAATTTTGTATACAGAAGTCAATGATCATTTATCTGAATATGCTACGCTCAAAGCTATAGGCTACACTCAAAATTATTTACTAACTGTGATTCTTCAAGAGGCTTTTTTATTAGCTGTTGTTGGTTATTTACCTGGATTTGGCTGCGCTCTTGTTCTTTATAATGTTGCTAGAGATGCTACACTTTTGCCTATATTTATGAGTTATAATCGCGCCATTATGGTAATCATGTTAACTATTTTAATGTGTTTTATTTCCGGGATGATTGCTATTCGGAAATTAAGCTCTGCCGATCCAGCCGATATTTTTTAG
- a CDS encoding ATP-dependent Clp protease proteolytic subunit: protein MAVDSSLKVPYNIPGGNQWQWVSIDQRMAQERILFLNRPLDTTLANSLISAMLYLESEDQSKPIYLYINSLGDPVLAGMDESLGMMSIRACLSVYDTIQYIKSEIITICLGQAVGMAALILSSGAKGKRFSLPHANIALTQSSVATQGQATDIQVNAEEVLQKEKIIFDIFSQNTGQTAEKISKDSERIFYMTPQEAKEYGIIDRVLESTKNLPSSI, encoded by the coding sequence ATGGCTGTTGATTCATCACTAAAAGTTCCTTATAACATTCCTGGTGGTAACCAGTGGCAGTGGGTCAGTATTGATCAACGGATGGCGCAGGAGCGGATTCTCTTCTTGAATCGTCCACTGGATACGACTCTGGCTAATTCCCTGATATCTGCCATGCTGTATCTGGAGTCCGAGGATCAGAGTAAGCCAATCTACCTTTATATCAATTCTTTGGGTGATCCTGTGCTGGCTGGTATGGATGAAAGTTTGGGAATGATGTCAATTAGGGCTTGTTTGTCAGTTTATGACACAATCCAGTACATCAAGTCAGAAATTATTACTATCTGTTTGGGTCAAGCAGTGGGTATGGCAGCATTGATTCTATCATCTGGGGCGAAGGGAAAAAGATTCAGTCTACCTCATGCCAATATTGCTCTGACTCAGTCTAGTGTGGCTACTCAGGGTCAAGCAACAGATATTCAAGTGAATGCGGAAGAGGTGTTGCAGAAAGAAAAGATAATTTTTGATATTTTTTCCCAAAATACGGGACAGACAGCCGAAAAAATCTCGAAAGATAGTGAACGTATTTTCTATATGACTCCCCAGGAAGCGAAGGAATACGGAATAATTGATCGGGTGCTAGAAAGTACCAAGAATTTGCCAAGCTCTATTTGA
- a CDS encoding Mo-dependent nitrogenase C-terminal domain-containing protein — protein MLKTNSQPMILSSFVNPIKETHSVKNKFDLLQKIRQWFDEIEIDNPQVARLIAKLIPAQCPFARDIVVFGRKIAHIPPMCKLNPLYEQFVGLRFRALCYLVDKCGEDIQSYC, from the coding sequence ATGCTAAAAACAAATAGTCAACCAATGATTCTCTCTAGTTTTGTGAACCCTATCAAAGAAACCCATTCAGTTAAAAATAAGTTTGATTTATTGCAAAAAATTCGTCAATGGTTCGACGAAATTGAAATTGATAATCCTCAAGTTGCTAGATTAATTGCTAAATTAATTCCTGCCCAATGTCCCTTTGCGCGTGATATCGTGGTTTTTGGTCGGAAAATTGCTCACATTCCGCCTATGTGCAAACTCAACCCACTGTATGAGCAGTTTGTCGGCTTGCGTTTTCGCGCATTATGTTATTTAGTAGATAAGTGTGGAGAAGACATCCAATCTTATTGTTAA
- a CDS encoding ATP-dependent Clp protease proteolytic subunit produces MPIGIPKVPYRLPGSTYEQWIDLEDRLFRERIIFLTEEVDDGIANAIVAYLLYLDSDDQTKPIYLYINSPGGSVTAGLAIYDTMQHIKSEVVTICVGLAASMGSFLLAAGTKGKRMALPHSRIMIHQPSGGTRGQASDIAIEAREILRLRHQLNQIYVDNTGQSLEKIEKDMNRDFFMSAQEAKEYGLIDRVIEERI; encoded by the coding sequence ATGCCTATTGGTATTCCCAAAGTTCCTTATCGTCTCCCAGGTAGCACCTATGAACAATGGATCGATCTCGAAGATCGTCTATTTCGGGAGCGCATTATTTTTTTGACGGAGGAAGTAGATGATGGTATCGCTAATGCGATTGTCGCTTATTTGCTCTATTTAGATTCCGATGATCAAACTAAGCCAATTTATTTGTATATCAATTCTCCCGGTGGTTCGGTGACTGCGGGATTGGCGATTTACGATACTATGCAACACATTAAGTCTGAGGTGGTGACAATTTGTGTCGGTTTAGCTGCTTCTATGGGATCTTTTCTGTTGGCTGCGGGGACAAAGGGGAAGCGGATGGCTTTGCCTCACTCCCGAATTATGATTCATCAACCTTCAGGTGGAACTCGTGGTCAGGCAAGCGATATCGCCATTGAGGCTAGGGAGATTTTACGGCTTCGTCACCAGTTAAATCAAATTTATGTTGATAATACTGGTCAATCTTTAGAGAAAATCGAGAAGGACATGAATCGTGACTTTTTTATGTCTGCTCAAGAAGCTAAGGAATACGGTTTAATTGATCGTGTGATTGAAGAACGTATTTAA
- a CDS encoding ATP-dependent Clp protease proteolytic subunit: MENSPIKSVQASYYGDSSYRTPPPDLASLLLKERIVYLGMPLVSADEYKRQMGVDVTKLIIAQLLYLKFDNPDKPIFFYINSTGTSWYTGDAIGYETEAFAICDTINYIKTPVHTICIGQALGTAALILSAGTKGQRASLPHATIVLNQPRSGTRGQATDIQIYAKEVLANKTAILDIFSQNTGQSPEKIAKDTERMFYLTPQQAKEYGLIDRVLESMKDLPKPLPMIA, encoded by the coding sequence ATGGAAAATTCCCCCATCAAGTCAGTTCAGGCTTCTTACTACGGCGATAGTTCCTACCGGACACCGCCACCAGATTTAGCTTCTCTACTTTTAAAAGAACGAATTGTCTATCTGGGAATGCCTTTAGTTTCAGCAGATGAATACAAACGGCAAATGGGCGTTGATGTAACCAAGCTAATTATTGCTCAGTTGCTTTATCTGAAATTTGACAATCCAGACAAGCCAATCTTCTTTTACATCAATTCAACGGGTACATCTTGGTATACAGGAGATGCGATCGGCTACGAAACGGAAGCTTTTGCTATCTGTGATACTATTAACTATATCAAAACACCCGTACATACAATTTGCATTGGTCAGGCATTGGGAACAGCAGCACTGATTCTATCTGCCGGAACTAAGGGTCAGCGAGCTAGTTTACCTCATGCCACTATTGTCCTGAATCAACCTCGCAGTGGTACTAGAGGTCAAGCAACAGATATTCAAATTTATGCCAAGGAAGTCTTAGCTAACAAAACGGCTATCTTGGATATTTTCTCTCAAAACACTGGACAGTCTCCTGAAAAGATTGCCAAGGACACTGAGCGGATGTTTTATTTGACTCCCCAACAAGCCAAGGAATACGGATTGATTGATCGCGTTCTCGAAAGCATGAAGGATCTGCCGAAACCTTTACCAATGATTGCTTAA
- a CDS encoding MoaD/ThiS family protein, whose amino-acid sequence MSQSIAVTVKLFAVYQEVYGVNELVWEFPYGTPVQAVCDRLIKEHPELSQWREITRFGINLQFVEPDTIVQNGDEVVLIPPVNGG is encoded by the coding sequence ATGTCCCAATCTATCGCTGTCACCGTTAAGTTATTTGCTGTTTATCAAGAAGTTTATGGGGTGAATGAGTTAGTGTGGGAGTTTCCCTATGGTACACCTGTGCAAGCTGTGTGCGATCGCCTAATTAAGGAACATCCAGAACTCAGCCAATGGCGTGAAATAACTCGTTTTGGTATCAACTTACAATTTGTTGAACCAGATACCATTGTTCAAAATGGTGACGAAGTAGTGTTAATTCCACCTGTAAATGGTGGGTAA